From the Armatimonadota bacterium genome, one window contains:
- a CDS encoding KGG domain-containing protein, with amino-acid sequence MSTRLRGFASMDPEKQREIARKGGRAAHQKGTAHEWTSDEARVAGRKGGEASHGGGRKKKSQS; translated from the coding sequence ATGTCCACTCGGCTTAGGGGGTTCGCCTCCATGGACCCCGAAAAGCAGAGAGAGATCGCTCGTAAAGGAGGTCGTGCCGCTCATCAGAAAGGTACGGCCCATGAGTGGACTAGCGATGAGGCGCGCGTCGCAGGCCGAAAAGGCGGCGAGGCCAGTCACGGCGGCGGACGAAAGAAGAAGAGTCAGTCCTAA
- a CDS encoding radical SAM protein, whose product MPIAQPNTLRMVFWETTSACNLKCRHCRASATGDRPSNELTLGQSRELLRAIADFAKPVIVLSGGEPLVRPDIYDIASCGTRLGLRMVLATNGTMLDKSSAKDIKAAGIQRVSVSIDGADAACHDAFRGVAGAFDSAFSGIEHLKSVDMPFQINTSITRANIKQLPQILDMAISGGACALHLFMLVPTGCGKEIPEDEMISADEYESVLNWIYDSSKSAPINLKATCAPHYFRVVKQRGKVESGEWRAKGHEGHPLTAETKGCLAGSAVCFVSYKGDVYPCGYFPVSAGNVLQEPFQQIWECSELFQQLRDPSLLTGKCGRCEYSRVCGGCRARAYARTGDYLSEEPYCAYTPYK is encoded by the coding sequence ATGCCAATTGCTCAACCCAACACATTGCGAATGGTCTTTTGGGAGACCACGTCCGCATGCAATCTCAAGTGCAGGCACTGCCGCGCATCAGCGACAGGCGACCGTCCTTCCAATGAACTTACACTTGGGCAGAGCCGCGAGTTGCTGCGTGCCATAGCTGATTTCGCGAAGCCGGTTATAGTCCTCAGCGGAGGCGAACCGCTGGTTCGGCCCGATATATATGACATCGCCTCATGTGGAACAAGACTGGGACTGCGGATGGTCCTTGCCACAAATGGGACCATGCTCGATAAGAGTTCGGCAAAGGATATCAAGGCAGCAGGAATTCAGAGGGTAAGTGTAAGCATAGACGGAGCCGACGCTGCATGCCATGACGCATTCAGGGGAGTTGCAGGCGCATTTGATTCGGCATTTTCAGGGATCGAGCATCTTAAAAGCGTGGATATGCCGTTTCAGATCAACACATCCATCACGCGCGCAAATATCAAACAGCTTCCACAGATACTGGATATGGCTATATCCGGCGGGGCATGCGCGCTGCATCTATTTATGTTGGTGCCTACCGGCTGCGGAAAAGAAATACCGGAGGATGAAATGATCAGCGCCGATGAATACGAGAGTGTGCTCAACTGGATATACGACTCCTCCAAGTCAGCACCCATCAATCTCAAGGCGACTTGCGCACCGCACTATTTCAGGGTGGTAAAGCAGAGAGGGAAAGTGGAGAGTGGAGAGTGGAGAGCTAAGGGTCATGAAGGGCACCCACTTACTGCTGAAACAAAGGGATGTCTGGCTGGGAGCGCAGTGTGTTTTGTGTCTTATAAGGGCGATGTTTACCCGTGCGGATATTTTCCTGTGAGCGCAGGCAATGTATTGCAGGAGCCATTCCAGCAGATATGGGAATGCTCAGAGCTTTTCCAGCAGCTTAGGGACCCGTCGCTATTGACAGGTAAGTGCGGCAGATGCGAATACTCGCGCGTATGCGGAGGCTGCAGGGCGCGTGCATATGCGCGCACAGGCGACTATCTATCCGAAGAACCGTACTGCGCGTATACACCCTACAAATGA